A region from the Medicago truncatula cultivar Jemalong A17 chromosome 6, MtrunA17r5.0-ANR, whole genome shotgun sequence genome encodes:
- the LOC25495803 gene encoding uncharacterized protein isoform X1, which yields MFNKFALHCLLFFMVFSYLFLPSSSLQTSRRFLSKDEKSTSMQTSLVKVENVTGLSIGEDSFDKGEEFMVKERMNLEIEDYPGTGANNHHDPNPPGRV from the exons ATGTTCAACAAATTTGCCCTGCACTGCCTCTTATTCTTTATGGTTTTCTCATATCTTTTTCTTCCATCTTCTTCTCTCCAAACATCAA gaAGATTTTTGTCAAAGGATGAAAAATCCACGTCAATGCAAACTTCACTTGTTAAGGTT GAAAATGTTACTGGATTAAGTATTGGGGAAGATTCATTTGATAAAGGAGAAGAATTCATGGTAAAAGAAAGGATGAATTTGGAAATAGAAGACTATCCAGGGACAGGTGCAAACAACCACCATGACCCCAATCCACCAGGAAGAGTTTGA
- the LOC25495803 gene encoding uncharacterized protein isoform X2 produces the protein MFNKFALHCLLFFMVFSYLFLPSSSLQTSRRFLSKDEKSTSMQTSLVKENVTGLSIGEDSFDKGEEFMVKERMNLEIEDYPGTGANNHHDPNPPGRV, from the exons ATGTTCAACAAATTTGCCCTGCACTGCCTCTTATTCTTTATGGTTTTCTCATATCTTTTTCTTCCATCTTCTTCTCTCCAAACATCAA gaAGATTTTTGTCAAAGGATGAAAAATCCACGTCAATGCAAACTTCACTTGTTAAG GAAAATGTTACTGGATTAAGTATTGGGGAAGATTCATTTGATAAAGGAGAAGAATTCATGGTAAAAGAAAGGATGAATTTGGAAATAGAAGACTATCCAGGGACAGGTGCAAACAACCACCATGACCCCAATCCACCAGGAAGAGTTTGA
- the LOC112422581 gene encoding uncharacterized protein: MFNMLNKFPLRFLFFFIVFSCFLLASSSLQTTRNFFSKDEKSSIQTTLDKESVIGFSNGEDLLDKREEFLVKKRMNLEIEDYPGTGANNHHDPKVPGRV, encoded by the exons ATGTTCAACATGTTGAACAAATTTCCCCTGCgcttcctctttttctttattgttttctcaTGTTTTCTTCTTGCATCTTCTTCTCTCCAAACAACAA gaaattttttctcaaaggatgaaaaatcatcaattcaaaCTACACTAGATAAG GAAAGTGTTATTGGATTTAGTAATGGAGAAGATTTGTTGGATAAAAGAGAAGAGTTCTTGGTAAAGAAAAGGATGAATTTGGAAATAGAAGACTATCCAGGGACAGGAGCAAACAACCACCATGATCCTAAGGTACCAGGAAGAGTTTGA